The genomic segment AGTTGCTGAACTTGCAGAAACTCGTCTTTCTGAAGCGTACCAAATCACTGAGAAAATGGCACGTTACGAGCAAGTTGGTACAATCAAAACTGAAGCGGTTGAAGCGCTTCTAGCTCAAAACGAAGAACTAGACGAGCGTGAAATCCGCGGTATGCTTGGTTCTCTAGAGAAAAACGTTGTACGTAGCCGCATTATTGCTGGCCACCCACGTATCGATGGTCGTGAAAAAGACATGGTTCGTGCGCTAGATGTACGTACAGGTGTTCTTCCACGTACACACGGTTCTTCTCTATTCACTCGTGGTGAAACTCAAGCACTTGTTACTGCAACGCTTGGTACACAACGTGATGCACAAATCATCGACAGCCTAATGGGTGAGAAGAAAGATCACTTCCTTCTACATTACAACTTCCCTCCATACTGTGTAGGTGAAACTGGCTTTGTTGGTTCTCCTAAGCGTCGTGAAATCGGCCACGGTAAACTAGCTAAACGCGGTATCGCAGCAGTTATGCCTTCTGTTGAAGAATTCCCATACACAGTACGTGTTGTATCGGAAATCACTGAGTCTAACGGTTCATCTTCAATGGCTTCTGTATGTGGTACATCTCTAGCGCTTATGGATGCTGGTGTTCCAATTAAAGCATCTGTTGCTGGTATCGCAATGGGTCTTGTTAAAGAAGGCGACGATTTCGTTGTTCTTTCTGACATCCTTGGCGACGAAGATCACCTAGGTGACATGGACTTTAAAGTAGCGGGTACTAACGAAGGTATTACTGCACTTCAAATGGACATCAAAATTGAAGGTATCACTAAAGAGATCATGCAGATCGCTCTAAACCAAGCACAAGGTGCGCGTAAGCACATCCTTACTGTTATGGATGAAGCAATCTCTGGCGCTCGTGAAGATATCTCACAATATGCTCCACGTATCCACACAATGAAAATCAGCTCTGATAAGATCAAAGATGTTATCGGTAAAGGCGGCGCAGTTATTCGTGCTCTTTGTGAAGAAACAGGTACAACTATCGAAATCGAAGACGATGGTACAATCAAAATCGCTGCGACTGAAGGAACTGCTGCTAAAGAAGCTATCCGTCGTATCGAAGAAATTACGGCTGAAGTTGAAGTGGGTAAAATCTACCCAGGTAAAGTTATGCGTATCGTTGATTTCGGTGCATTCGTAACGGTTCTTGGTCCTAAAGAAGGTCTAGTACACATTTCTCAAATTGCAGAAGAGCGTATTGAGAAAGTGGCAGATCACCTACAAGTTGGTCAAGAAGTTCAAACTAAAGTACTAGAAATAGACCGTCAAGGTCGTATCCGTCTAAGTATTAAAGAAGCAAATGCTGAGCTAAACCCAGTAGCTGCTGCTGAAGTTAAAGACGCAGAATAATCTGATTGATTACAGTCTTTTGATTTAAAGCGTGTTATAAAGGGAGCAGAAATGCTCCCTTTTCTTTTAATTGATACTCTAAAAAAGGTATCGTTATAGTTAAAGATTAGGTTTATCATTAGGAGAGAATGAGTGAATTGGATTCAAGTTGCGTGTATGGGCGCAGTATTAGTATTATCAGGGTGTGCGTCTACGGAGAATTCTTCTAGTTGGATTTATCCACCAATGGCTGTTCCTTTACAAGCCAGTATTCAGCAAGAGATTCAACTTTCACGCTTGGATCAGCTTTTATTACGTTCTGATATTGATGACATAACCCGCTCAAAGATGTTTTATGAGCGTGGCTTAATAAACGATAGTTTAGGATTGCGAGATCTTGCTCGTGTAGATTTTACTCAGTCACTAAATTTAAAGCCAGATCAAAGTAATGTTTTTAATATTTTGGGTGTTTATTATACTCAAAATACCGACTTTGATGGAGCTTATGAGGCGCTCGACTCTGCATTAGAGCTTGACCCAACAAATCAATTTGCAGAGCGTAATTTAGCTATCGCGCTCTATTACGGTCAGCGTTATGATCAGGCGTATGAGATCGCACTAAAACACTATAATGATGCTCCAATGGATCCATATCGTGCAGTTTGGCTTTACTGGATTGGTCTTGAAATAGATCCGATTAAGGCAACAGAACAATTTAGAACGCAATATCAGCAAAGAGTTGGTGAAGATTTTGGTTGGGAGCTTGCAGGGGTGATCCTGAAAGAAACACCAGATGATGTATTTTTAAAAGAAATTATAAGTGGAACTCGAACTAACCTTGCTCTTGCGGAGAAACTGACGGAAGGGTATTTTTATTTAGCAAAACGTTATCAATATGAAGGTGATTATTCAGATGCTATTGCTTTATATAAACTAGCGATGGCAGGTAATGTGTATGAGTTTGTCGAACATCGTTATGCGTTTGTTGAGTTAGGTAATATCTATAAAGCTTTACGTGAGCAGCAAGAACAGAAGATAAAAGAGCAAGCAGCTTTAAAGTCTGAATAAGCTCAGCCCCTAGCATAATTGAACAATCTAAATAAAAGCCCTTATTGCAGAAGTAAGGGCTTTTTTGTTAGGCTATATTTTAATATCAAGGCCTGCAATATTATGCCAATAGCCATTACAGTGACGGGCATCTTTCAACGCAAATTTTTCAGCACCAGTCTCATTAGCTTTAAACTTAGAGACTTCACTAAAGGTTTCAACACTTAATGGGCTTAAACGAACAACGTCAACAAGTTCATTCATGCTTGGTAGATCATTAATTAAGTTATAGCAATAACCTGATTGGGTTTGAATACCATTTAGCGTAAACACTTCTTGCCCTTCTTGGCTATTTACTGTGATGCCATTTGGGTATTTAATGCAGCAGGTTTCACATTCATCTTTAGGTTTATTTTCAGCTCTTGCGGTAAAGCAACGAGCAGAATAAGCTAAAGGAAGATAGCCATAACTAAATACTTCGGTTTCAAACTTCCCTTTAATTCCTAAATCATCGCATTGCATTAATACGTTTTGTAGCCATTCACGAGAAAGCTCTACAGGCATGCACCAACGAGTCATACCTTGCTTTAAAAACAGATTGAGTGTCTGAGCGTTATAGCAATTAATGGCAGGACCAACCACAAAAGGGATTTTACTTTCAGAGGCAAGTTGAATAGCTGATACATCGTTAGCTTCAATAATGAAGTCACCGTTATCTATGTATTTTTTCATTACATTGACTTCACTCGGTGCCTCTAGTAGTGCCATAGTAGATAGAACAACCTGTTTGCCTGAGTCAGAGATCTCTTTTGCAATAGAGAACCAATCTTTAGGTCTCATTTCTCGGCGTTTCGAACAAACACTTTCACCTAAGTAAATAATATCAGTTTCGCTATTGATCGCTTTTTGATAAAACGATTCAATATTTTCTTTAGACCAAAAATACAAAAGTGGACCTAATGCATATTTCATAATGTTCTCCTATTGCCACTTCTTATGATAAGCACCAAGGGTTGTTTGAGTCCCTTCTGATACATTTGCGAGAGTTGCATCCCATTTCGGTTCAACAGAGTAACTGTCAGGATCTGCTTTATAGCGATCAATGGCTGCTCGCCAAGTTCGAGTTACTTGTTCGACATAAGCTGGGCTACGTTGACGGCCTTCAATTTTTACAGAAGCAACATTAGCAGCAAATAGCTCAGGAACCAGGGACAGAGTATTTAAACTAGTCGGCTCTTCTAGTGCATGAAAAGTTTTACCTTGAACCTCAAAGCGACCTTTGCATAGAGTAGGGTAACCGGCATTCTCTCCTTCACCGTAACGATCAATAAGAATATCATTCAAACGAGATTCTAGACCATTTTCTGTTTCTTGCCAGCGGACGTATTTAGCAGGAGAACAAGCTCCGACGGTATTTGGTGATTCGCCTGTCATGTAAGAAGATAAATAGCAGCGGCCTTCAGACATAATGCATAAACTACCAAAAGCGAAAACTTCAAGATCA from the Aliivibrio wodanis genome contains:
- the pnp gene encoding polyribonucleotide nucleotidyltransferase — encoded protein: MFANPVVKSFQYGNHTVTLETGVMARQATAAVMASMDDTSVFVSVVAKKDAVPGQDFFPLTVNYQERTYAAGKIPGGFFKREGRPSEGETLTARLIDRPIRPLFPSAFKNEVQVIATVVSINPDVNPDMITMIATSAALSIAGVPFNGPIGAARVGHINGELVLNPSNTELENSKLDLVVSGTEGAVLMVESEADNLSEEEMLSAVVFGHDQQQVVIKAINEFAAEVATPSWNWEAPVVNAELKAQVAELAETRLSEAYQITEKMARYEQVGTIKTEAVEALLAQNEELDEREIRGMLGSLEKNVVRSRIIAGHPRIDGREKDMVRALDVRTGVLPRTHGSSLFTRGETQALVTATLGTQRDAQIIDSLMGEKKDHFLLHYNFPPYCVGETGFVGSPKRREIGHGKLAKRGIAAVMPSVEEFPYTVRVVSEITESNGSSSMASVCGTSLALMDAGVPIKASVAGIAMGLVKEGDDFVVLSDILGDEDHLGDMDFKVAGTNEGITALQMDIKIEGITKEIMQIALNQAQGARKHILTVMDEAISGAREDISQYAPRIHTMKISSDKIKDVIGKGGAVIRALCEETGTTIEIEDDGTIKIAATEGTAAKEAIRRIEEITAEVEVGKIYPGKVMRIVDFGAFVTVLGPKEGLVHISQIAEERIEKVADHLQVGQEVQTKVLEIDRQGRIRLSIKEANAELNPVAAAEVKDAE
- the nlpI gene encoding lipoprotein NlpI (CDS is truncated at the C-terminus in comparison to orthologues) — its product is MNWIQVACMGAVLVLSGCASTENSSSWIYPPMAVPLQASIQQEIQLSRLDQLLLRSDIDDITRSKMFYERGLINDSLGLRDLARVDFTQSLNLKPDQSNVFNILGVYYTQNTDFDGAYEALDSALELDPTNQFAERNLAIALYYGQRYDQAYEIALKHYNDAPMDPYRAVWLYWIGLEIDPIKATEQFRTQYQQRVGEDFGWELAGVILKETPDDVFLKEIISGTRTNLALAEKLTEGYFYLAKRYQYEGDYSDAIALYKLAMAGNVYEFVEHRYAFVELGNIYKALREQQEQKIKEQAALKSE
- a CDS encoding peptidase, U32 family, which produces MKYALGPLLYFWSKENIESFYQKAINSETDIIYLGESVCSKRREMRPKDWFSIAKEISDSGKQVVLSTMALLEAPSEVNVMKKYIDNGDFIIEANDVSAIQLASESKIPFVVGPAINCYNAQTLNLFLKQGMTRWCMPVELSREWLQNVLMQCDDLGIKGKFETEVFSYGYLPLAYSARCFTARAENKPKDECETCCIKYPNGITVNSQEGQEVFTLNGIQTQSGYCYNLINDLPSMNELVDVVRLSPLSVETFSEVSKFKANETGAEKFALKDARHCNGYWHNIAGLDIKI
- a CDS encoding peptidase, U32 family, with amino-acid sequence MELLCPAGNLPALKTAIDCGADAVYIGFKDDTNARHFAGLNFTGKKLEKAVQYVHDNSKHIHVALNTFAHPDGFNRWTKAVDNAAAMGIDALIISDIGVLEYAANTYPELELHLSVQASATNVAAIDFYKKSFNIKRVVLPRVLSVHQVKQLSRNLTSNVDLEVFAFGSLCIMSEGRCYLSSYMTGESPNTVGACSPAKYVRWQETENGLESRLNDILIDRYGEGENAGYPTLCKGRFEVQGKTFHALEEPTSLNTLSLVPELFAANVASVKIEGRQRSPAYVEQVTRTWRAAIDRYKADPDSYSVEPKWDATLANVSEGTQTTLGAYHKKWQ